The Musa acuminata AAA Group cultivar baxijiao chromosome BXJ1-8, Cavendish_Baxijiao_AAA, whole genome shotgun sequence genomic sequence CTTATTAAATGGACAAAAGGTTTCAATATCGATGGCACGGTAACTTCTCAGCagattattatttttcttgagaAGTTATATTTAATTTTGCTTCGTGCTGATTAGCAGTTGTAGTGGGCATATGTAGTGGTAGTTTTGTTATTTTCTATTGTGTTATCTGCATTTGATGTTAGATGATGGAATAACTAATCTTGCTATATTTTTTAGGTCAGCTTTAGAAAAATTTGTATCTCATCCCGACAGATGATTAagttcttctttggttctaaaaaGTAAAAACATTATTTACTCAATCTTCACCTATGGGCTATAATTTTGAACAACGACAAGCCAAGTTTCATCCATTCTTTTCGTCGTAGTTTCTGTCAAGTAGGTGCTTCTCAAATTCCAGAGTTTGTTGTCTGTGGTTAATGTGTAATCTTAACTTGCATTTTAATTAATACTGGAcaagattaaaaagaaaatactctACTAGGTTGTTGAGCATCTCAGCTTTTgacaacaaagaaaaagaagctcCCTCAATAATGGAGTCCAATGTTTCCATGCTTATTTAGGTTTtgcattttctatttttttcttgaaattaaTAATTTTGCATGTCCTTAACCTTTCAGatttctttttaggattttttACTTATTTGCTTTTACTTCGCTTTCTTAGAATTGCTAGTAAGATGTTTATGTCCTGTGGTAACTTAAAAGAGCTCGATGCATTGccattcaaaatttttaatatttgtttATCTAGACAAACTGTGTTAGATCGTGAAATTGTTTTTGTAAGTTTCTTAAGTCATGTTGATGTTCGATGGCATTATAAACGATTAAGGCATGGTTATTTCTTCTGATAGTTCATTTGGGCATTATGTAGTTTGAATTTAGATATCATATCTTAAGTAATGAGACCTAATAGCTTGTGGTTCCGTTTGTTGTTGAAAGTAGGTTGGGGAAGATGTGGTGGCTGAATTGACTAGGGCCATGGAAAGACAAGGTCTTGATATGCGAGTATCAGCACTGGTATGCTCCTCTTTACATTTCCCATCTTTCAGTTCAAGATGGTAATTTTTTTCATTGATATGGTAAGATGTAGCACTTTGGCTATATAATTGAATATTTTCTTGTTGCTACGGATTTCCTTATCTAGATGAGATGAAGTGAGTTAATGTTCATCGACGTAGGTTAATGACACAATTGGGACATTAGCTGGTGGgagatattatgataatgatgtagttGCTGCTGTGATATTGGGCACCGGTACAAATGCAGCCTATGTAGAGCGTGCTCATGCAATACCTAAGTGGCATGGTCTCTTACCCAAATCAGGAGAGATGGTAAGCAAACTTGTTTatctgattttaaattatttttgtttGCCGTTGTTAAGATAATTAAAAcgtatagtaaaataagtttcctGGTTTATAGCCATTGCCAAGGCCTGTTGACATCGTCTAAATTGTTCCTGAATTGCATTGATATTCAGGTTATCAACATGGAGTGGGGAAATTTTAGGTCATCTCATCTTCCTACAACGGACTATGATCAAGCATTAGATAACGAGAGTTTAAACCCTGGTGAACAGGTGATGCACGATATTCACATTGTTTTGTCGAACATCTTTCTATTGCGGGAATATGTTGGAATGCAATGTCTCTATATTGTGTTGTCATGACAGATTTTTGAAAAGTTAATCTCTGGAATGTACCTGGGAGAAATTTTACGAAGAGTCCTCCTGAGATTGTCTAAGGAAGCTTCCTTTTTTGGAGACTGTGTTCCACCAAAGCTTGAAGTTCCATTCATATTACGGTACGTTGTCATACTTGCTATTGGTAAATACTGCACATTTTGCATACAGATTCAGCTAATTAGGTGGTAATAATTCGATATATTCAGATAATTGGCTTCCTTGCTAGAATGGAAACTAGTGCTTCATATCCTTCCACAGATTTATATGCCTGGTCCAATGAACATTGCCTAAGTGAGTGATTCTGAAAAAAATTTACCGATTCCTGGGCCAGTTCTGAAGAATAGGTCATTTTGATGTGTTGCTGGAATCCTGTTGATTATAGTGCCTTTGTAGTTTGTATAATACAAAAAGTTGAAATTTATTACCTTGATGGCTTGACCTAATTCATGTAACCttatttcttttcatattatcatgTCAGTAAGCTTTCCTACTATTTATCATATTTACCTATCCTGCTACTCTCTGTTTTTTTGTCTCTTTGCCAGACCAATGACAATATCCAACCACTCTTCATACTAAGAAATATCTTATTATCTTGTTTTAGAACCTGTTCTCCAACTTCATAATTGCAGTGACATTCTCCCCATTTTTTCTAGCTTTGGGATTATCAAAAAGCAATTTCAAgtattttttttcattcttttttctgGTTGTATCTTAACACGATAGAAGTTAGAAGTTGCCAAAAAAAGCAGAAATGTTTTGACCTGATCAGTGACTGAAATGGAAACTGAAACTAAGACTTCAAGCCATGTATCTTGTACATTGGGGTGGAAGTATGAAATGGTTTTTTTTTGAAGGAATATACCGTTTCCTTTTCTTTCATAGGAGCAGAAAAGTTATATCATGTAGTTACCAATCATGGATTCGTGATATTGATGCTTGGTGATGCGTCGCCATATGATGTCATCATGCACTTTAGAAAATTGATCTTCTAACCCTCCCTGTTGATCCGATAACTCTTTTTTTCTTCAAACTGATGTATTGGACAGACAAATAATCCTGTGTTTTTTCATTGGCTGAGTTACGGACTTGGCACTATTGTACTTTGTTTTTTACTTGATGCTTGTTCTGAGTTGAACTTGCGATAATCTGCAGTGCAATGATTGAGCTTGATTGCATTGTTTTTGTAATATGCTCATATGCAGTTCAGTCTCAATTGAACTGGTGGTCTCTACATTCCTTCTATAATTAGTTATCATTTTATGCTTTAGAATATCGGTTTTTCTTCTATGTCTTACAGCTTAACgtttagtctgaacaaattatcAATATGAGATGTGCAGGACCCCCGTTATGTCAGCTATGCACCATGACACATCAGCCGATCTGAAAGTTGTTGGGAAAAAGCTGAATGAAGTTTTAGGGGTATGATTTTGATCATTCCTGACGAAGGTGCTTTTGGCTATTCCTCAGAATATCTGATTCTCTTTGAATTCCAGATCCCCGACACCTCTCTCAAAACAAGAAAAGTGGTAATCCAGATCTGTGACATCATTGCCAAGCGTGGGGCTCGCTTGGCAGCTGCTGGCATAGTTGGTATCCTGAAGAAGATCGGGTGCGACAATGCGGTGAAGGATGGAGGCAGGACAGTCATCGCCATGGACGGTGGACTCTACGAACACTACACCATCTTCAGCGAGTGCTTGCAATGCACCCTCAAGGAGATGCTCGGAGAAGAGGCCTCATCTTCTGTTGTCGTCAAGCTGGCAAGCGATGGATCAGGCATCGGTGCAGCTCTCCTCGCAGCTTCTCACTCTCAGTATCTACAGCCTGTACTGTCCTAAAGGTATCATCTTCTCAGCAGAGACTTTTATGCAAAACACTATGAACCTTATGTCCGCTATTGTTTTTATGAAGGACTTGTTAATTTAATGTTGCGGAAACAAGATGGTAGTCAATCTCGCAGAAGGAAAGAAAAAGCGAGAATTTATTTACAGAGGTTGCTGTTTCCACCGCTGCCGCCATATGTTTGTATCCTTTTTGCTATCGTCTCTTCACTATTGGCAAATAAGAGGAGATCTGATCCCTTCACAAATCTTGTGGATTGGTCTCCAGTCTGCAGCTGATGCTGTGCCAGTATTTCTCTGTAACAGAGGTGTTCTTCTACACTTTGATGCATGCTTGGCTATGTTCTGTTTCCTAATTTGATCTTCTAACAAACAGAACTGCTTCTTGCGACGATGATGAGAAAAATCATGTTCTATGTCATTTGGTTGTCGATCAATCATGCAGCTGCAGTGGACATCAGTCACTGCTCAAATGTTTGGAAAGCCACCTTCCTTCGCTTTGGGAAGTTGAGCCACTCCACAGGGCTTCGTTTCAGGCCCTCTTGCATCGCACCAGGAATCGAGACACTTCCTTCATCGAAGGCCTTTGCGAAGGCGAAGTCTCCGTGCAGAGGACGCCCAACTCGAACACCGTCGCCATGTCGTCTACGTGCGATGAGCCTCGTAGCTCCGGGTCGATGGCATCGCCTGGTTCTCCACCTTCTTGAAGGTGTCGCCGGGACCATTCTGCCAGGTTACACTGATCGTCACCGCCGTCGTATGCCTCCCTTCCCGTTGTCAGCTCCAGAAGAACCAccccgaagctgtacacgtccACTTTCTCGTACAACCTTCTGCTGTACCCGCACTCTGCGTGGAGATTGAACCCTCATCACATTTATTCTAGTCTTTTTGTTGCGAGAACAGGGGAATCAATCACCGGATCTTTCTCACCTGGAGCAATGTAGCCATGCGACCCGGCGACGACGGATGCCGTATCGGGCTCACCGGGCTTAGCCACCATCCGCGCCAACCCGAAGTCGGCGATCTTAACGTTGAATTCCGAGTCCAACAAGATGTTGCTCGACTTCACGTCTCGATGTATGATGGGCGGCGAGCAATCGTGGTGCATGTAGCACAACCCTCGGGCCGACCCGATGGCGATCTCCAGCCTCCTTGGCCAATCCAGTGGCGTCTCGTGCGGTGATCCGCCGGCCGCCATGTGTTTCTTGTGCAGCCACTTGTGCAAGCTCCCGTtctccatgtactcgtacaccagcaGGTTGGAGTCGAGGCTGGAGCAACAGCAGAGCAGCTTGATGATGTTCTTGTGCCTGATGGATCCCAAGATCTGCAGCTCTGCCTGGAATTGCTTCTCTAGCCTGCCGTCCAGATTCCCGCCGTTCCAAATCTTCTTGGCGGCCACGATCTCGCTGGCCCGGTTTCCCAGAGTGACCCTGTAGACCTTACCAGCGCCGCCCACGCCGATGAGATTCTCCTCCTTGATTCCATTTACGATGTCGGATTTCGTGAAGTCCAACGAGTGGAAAGGGGTCAGCGTCCATGCGGCGAGATGCCTCCTCTTCCTGTTCTTCCCGATCACGCAGATGGAGAACAGCGTCGCCGCGGTCAAGAACACAAGCGCGCCCAGAGCGAGCAAGAGGATGCGAAGGCCAAGGCGAGAGAGTAAGTTGTGATCCCTGGTCGCGCAGGTGGGGACGCTGAGAAGAGAATTGGAGGCGCAAAGTCCTGGGTTGGAGAGGAAGCTTTGGTCGAATGCCTCGGTCTGTAGCGCCACCGGAATCTCGCCGGAGAGCTGGTTGGACGAGAGGTCGATATAACTGAGCTTCAGATTACCCATCTCTGATGGGATTGAGCCGGAGAGCTCGTTGCCCGATAGATCCATCGATATCAGTTGCTTCAGCGACCCGATCGACGTCGGAATCTCTCCTGTTAGCTGGTTTTGGCGTAGATTGAGCTCGGCGAGTGACTTCAGCAATGAAATATCCTCCGGAATTCTTCCGGAGATCATATTGTTTCCCAGATTTAAGAGTTGGAGTGTTGAAAGTCCAGCTAGGTTGGAGGGGAGCTCGCCGGAGAACATGTTGTTGCTGGCCAAGAACACCACCAAGCTGGGAGCGGAGGAGGGAATTTTGCCGGTGAATCGATTGTCTACGATTTCTAACCACGAAAGCTTCGGTGGGAGTTTGTGGGGAAGCGTGCCGGAGAAGGCGTTATCGTTCATGACAAGAATTGGTTGACGCCAACATCTTCCCTAAGTCAGTCCCCCTACATCCAAGAATCCATAAAAGTTAGATTCAAATAAGGATCATGCCTCGGTCTGTAGCGCCACCGGAATCTCGCCGGAGAGCTGGTTGGACGAGAGGTCGATATAACTGAGCTTCAGATTACCCATCTCTGATGGGATTGAGCCGGAGAGCTCGTTGCCCGATAGATCCATCGATATTCGCCGGTGAGCTGCCCGATGGGATTTGGTCCGGCAACTTGACTAAGCTGACCATCCTGTGGATGACCAGTGCCAATCTCCAAGGCGAGATACCGGCCTCGTTCGCGCACCTCACAGGGTTGACTTGGTTGGACTTGTCGCAAAACTCGCTCACCGGAGCGATTCCCGCTGGAATCTGGGGCCTACCGAATCTGCAATACTTGTACCTGTACAAGAACAACTTATCCGATTCCATCATCATCGACGGGACGATCGGAGCTCTGGGCCTGGTAGAGATAGATCTTTCGATGAATCGGCTCACTGGATCGATCCCACACGACTTCGGCAAGCTCAAGAAACTCTCTCTTCTCTACTTGTACTACAACAGGTTATCCGGAGAGATACCGGCGAGCATCGGCAAGCTTCCGTCTTTGTCCACTCTCCGACTATTTAGCAACGGCTTAACCGGCGTCTTACCGCCAGAATTGGGCAAGAACTCTCCTTTGATAGACATTGAGGTCGACGACAACATGATCTCCGGCGAGTTACCGGACGGGCTATGCGACCGTGGCGCCTTCAATTCCATCGTGGTCTTCGACAACAACCTCACGGGAAGGATACCGCCGTCGCTCGGAAAGTGTTCGAAGCTCAACGATTTCCAGATCCACAACAACCGGTTCTCCGGTGAGCTGCCCGATGGGATTTGGTCCGCCATGTATTTGACGACCGTGATGGTGAGTAACAACACCCTCTCCGGCACGCTTCCGGAAAAGCTCCCGTGGAATCTGACACGATTGGAAATCGAAAACAATCGTTTCACCGGAAGCATTCCGTCCTCAGCTGATCGCTTACAAGTGTTATTGGGGAGCAACAACATGTTCTCCGGCGAGCTCCCATCGAGCCTAGCCGGACTCTTACGCCTCCAGACTCTGGTTCTGGGAGGCAATATGATCACCGGAAAAATTCCGGATGATATATCGTTGCTGAAGTCGCTAAGTGATCTCGATCTGCGGCATAACCGGCTGACCGGCGAGATTCCGGCGTCGATCGGGTCGCTGCCAGTGTTGACCTCTCTCGACCTGTCGGCGAACCATCTCTCCGGTCCAATCCCGTCGGAGATGGGAAACTTGAAGCTCAACTATTTAAACCTTTCGTCCAACCAGCTCACCGGCGAGATTCCGGCGGCGCTGCAGAGTCGGGCTTACGACCAAAGCTTCGTATCGAATCCCGGCCTTTGCGCCTCCAAGTCGTATGTCAACGTCAGCACCTGCCGGTCTGGATCGGGTGGACTCGCTCGTGGCCTCCGCATCCTCTTCTTCGTCCTCGGCGCGGTCGTGTTCTTGATGGCGTTGGCGTTCGCCACGTTTGTATACGGGGACCTCAAGAAGAAAAGGAACGGTGGCGATCTCGCCGCGTGGAAGCTGACCTCTTTCCAGTCGTTGGATATTACGGAGTCCAGCATCCTACGTGGCATCAGGGATGACAACGTGGTCGGCGGCGGTGGTGCCGGCAAGGTCTTCAAGATCGACCTCGGCGACCGTGGCGTGGTCGCCGTCAAAAAGATTTGGAACGGTAGGAATCTCGACAGCAGGCTGGAGAAGCAATTCCAGTCGGAGGTGCAGATCCTGGGATCCATCCGGCACAAGAACATCGTCAAGCTGCTCTGCTGCCTCTCCGGCGCCGACACCAAGCTTCTGGTGTACGAGTATATGGAGAACGGGAGCCTCGACCGGTGGCTGCACAGGAAGCGGGCATGGTTCGGCGGCGAAGACCGATCGCGGGACGAGCAGCTCGATTGGCCCACGAGGCTGGAGATCGCTGTGGGGGCGGCCAGGGGGTTGTGCTACATGCACCACGACTGCTCGCCGCCGATCATACACCGGGACGTGAAGTCCAGCAACATCCTGCTGGATTCCGAGTTCGACGCTCGGGTCGCCGACTTCGGCCTGGCTCGGATGCTGGTCAAGCCCGGCGAACCCGACACGGTGTCCGTCATTGCCGGGTCCTTCGGTTACATCGCTCCAGGTGAGGATGGCATCACGATTTACCACCATTACTGTGAGAGACTGCTGATCGCTGGGTTTTCCGTACACAGAGTGTGGGTATTCCAGAAGGCTGAACGAGAAGGTGGATGTGTACAGCTTCGGGGTGGTTCTTCTGGAGCTGACCACCGGAAGAGAGGCAAACAATGACGGCGAGCAATGCAATCTGGCAGAGTGGGCGTGGCAACAGCTTCAAGAGGAGGCAGAGCTGAGCGATGCTATAGACACGGCCATAAGGGACTCCCCCTACATGGACGACATGACGACGGTGTTTAAGTTGGGTCTCCTCTGCACGGAGACGTTGCCTTCGAGGAGGCCTTCCATGAAGGAGGTGCTGCATATCTTGCTGCGGTGCCATCGGCCTCCTGGAGTCGGTTACAGTCCCATTGCGGAACAAGACGTGGCGGCGCCGCTCATACGAGCAAACACGGGTAGTCGACGACAGAAGCCATCTCATGGCGGCGACCACGACGACCACATCATGGCATGCAATGTTTGAGGGGAGAGAGCAGAGTAGAAGAAGGTCGATGGTCAGAAGCGAACGTACATTGGAGCATCAAATCGTAtccaatatataatttatttagggATGAATAAGAATTAAAAATACTCACCAATTGCAACAATGAGCCATAAGGTCTCCATCTTTAGTGATGAAAGCTTTTGAGTAAGTTAACAACAACACATTGACATTTCTTAGGTATCCTTTTCCTCTCCAGTCTCATGCACGAGGCGAGATTGGTCAAATTGGGGGTGCGGGAAATAAATGAGGCCTTGACAAGCGAGAGTCCTTGAAGCGAAGTCCGCAGTCTTCTTGTGTATCTACTTGCGTCATGTCAGCCACATGTGTAGCCACCCATGTAGACCAAGTCATAATGTTTTAGCTATATATCCTCGCTTATGCTTCAATGATTCGCATGGAACAACGCGGTCCACGCTAGCCAACCTTCGGCTATTGACTTTTATGCCTACGTCTCTGGATATGCAGGATTTCGATTAAGTCACAATCGTTAACTGGTTAGACTTGTCGGAAAACTCGCTCACCGGAGAGCTGGTTGGACGAGAGGTCGATATAACTGAGCTTCAGATTACCCATCTCTGATGGGATTGAGCCGGAGAGCTCGTTGCCCGATAGATCCATCGATATCAGTTGCTTCAGCGACCCGATCGACGTCGGAATCTCTCCTGTTAGCTGGTTTTGGCGTAGATTGAGCTCGGCATAAAAGTCAAGAGACGTAGGCATAAAAGTCAATAGCCGAAGGTTGGCTAGCGTGGACCGCGTTGTTCCATGCGAATCATTGGAGCATAAGCGCGGATATATAGCTAAAACATTATGACTTGGTCTACATGGGTGGCTACACATGTGGCAGACATGACGGAAGTAGACACAGAAGACCGCGGACTTCTACTCCGCTCTCGCCCCTCAGACATTGCATGCCATGATGTGGTCGTCGtggtcgccgccgccgccatgaGATGGCTTCTGTCGTCGACTACCCGTGTTTGCTCGTACGAGCGGCGCCGCTACGTCTTGTTCCGCAATGGGTGTGTAACCGACTCCAGGAGGCCGATGGCACCGCAGCAAGATATGCAGCACCTCCTTCATGGAAGGCCTCCTCGAAGGCAACGTCTCCGTGCAGAGGAGACCCAACTTAAACACCGTCGTCATGTCGTCCATGTAGGGGGAGTCCCTTATGGCCGTGTCTATAGCATCGCTCAGCTCTGCCTCCTCTTGAAGCTGTTGCCACGCCCACTCTGCCAGATTGCATTGCTCGCCGTCATTGTTTGCCTCTCTTCCGGTGGTCAGCTCCAGAAGAACCACCCCGAAGCTGTACACATCCACCTTCTCGTTCAGCCTTCTGGAATACCCACACTCTGTGTACGGAAAACCCAGCGATCAGCAGTCTCTCACAGTAATGGTGGTAAATCGTGATGCCATCCTCACCTGGAGCGATGTAACCGAAGGACCCGGCAATGACGGACACCGTGTCGGGTTCGCCGGGCTTGACCAGCATCCGAGCCAGGCCGAAGTCGGCGACCCGAGCGTCGAACTCGGAATCCAGCAGGATGTTGCTGGACTTCACGTCCCGGTGTATGATCGGCGGCGAGCAGTCGTGGTGCATGTAGCACAACCCCCGGGCCGCCCCCACAGCGATCTCCAGCCTCGTGGGCCAATCGAGCTGCTCGTCCCGCGATCGGTCTTCGCCGCCGAACCATGCCCGCTTCCTGTGCAGCCACCGGTCGAGGCTCCCGTTCTCCATATACTCGTACACCAGAAGCTTGGTGTCGGCGCCGGAGAGGCAGCAGAGCAGCTTGACGATGTTCTTGTGCCTGATGGATCCCAGGATCTGCACCTCCGACTGGAATTGCTTCTCCAGCCTGCTGTCGAGATTCCTGCCGTTCCAAATCTTTTTGACGGCGACGACGCCACGGTCGCCGAGGTCGATCTTGAAGACCTTGCCGGCACCACCGCCGCCGACCACGTTGTCATCCCTGATGCCACGTAGGATGCTAGCCTCCGTAATATCCAACGACTGGAAAGAGGTCAGCTTCCACGCGGCGAGATCGCCACCGTTCCTTTTCTTCTTGAGGTCCCCGTATACAAACGTGGCGAACGCCAACGCCATCAAGAACACGACCGCGCCGAGGACGAAGAAGAGGATGCGGAGGCCACGAGCGAGTCCACCCGATCCAGGCCGGCAGGTGCTGACGTTGACGTACGACTTGGAGGCGCAAAGGCCGGGGTTCGATACGAAGCTTTGGTCGTAAGCCCGACTCTGCAGCGCCGCCGGAATCTCGCCGGTGAGCTGGTTGGACGAAAGGTTTAAATAGTTGAGCTTCAAGTTTCCCATCTCCGAAGGGATTGGACCGGAGAGTTGGTTCGCCGACAGGTCGAGAGAGGTCAGCACTGGCAGCGACCCGATCGACGCCGGAATCTCGCCGGTCAGCCGGTTATGCCGCAGATCGAGATCACCTAGCGACTTCAGCAACGATATATCATCCGGAATTTTTCCGGTGATCATATTGCCTCCCAGAACCAGAGTCTGGAGGCGTAAGAGTCCGGCTAGGCTCGATGGGAGCTCGCCGGAGAACATGTTGTTGCTCCCCAATAACACTTGTAAGCGATCAGCTGAGGACGGAATGCTTCCGGTGAAACGATTGTTTTCGATTTCC encodes the following:
- the LOC103996481 gene encoding receptor-like protein kinase 5, yielding MNDNAFSGTLPHKLPPKLSWLEIVDNRFTGKIPSSAPSLVVFLASNNMFSGELPSNLAGLSTLQLLNLGNNMISGRIPEDISLLKSLAELNLRQNQLTGEIPTSIGSLKQLISMDLSGNELSGSIPSEMGNLKLSYIDLSSNQLSGEIPVALQTEAFDQSFLSNPGLCASNSLLSVPTCATRDHNLLSRLGLRILLLALGALVFLTAATLFSICVIGKNRKRRHLAAWTLTPFHSLDFTKSDIVNGIKEENLIGVGGAGKVYRVTLGNRASEIVAAKKIWNGGNLDGRLEKQFQAELQILGSIRHKNIIKLLCCCSSLDSNLLVYEYMENGSLHKWLHKKHMAAGGSPHETPLDWPRRLEIAIGSARGLCYMHHDCSPPIIHRDVKSSNILLDSEFNVKIADFGLARMVAKPGEPDTASVVAGSHGYIAPECGYSRRLYEKVDVYSFGVVLLELTTGREAYDGGDDQCNLAEWSRRHLQEGGEPGDAIDPELRGSSHVDDMATVFELGVLCTETSPSQRPSMKEVSRFLVRCKRA
- the LOC135588406 gene encoding receptor-like protein kinase HSL1; translation: MGLSRRARCPIDPSIFAGELPDGIWSGNLTKLTILWMTSANLQGEIPASFAHLTGLTWLDLSQNSLTGAIPAGIWGLPNLQYLYLYKNNLSDSIIIDGTIGALGLVEIDLSMNRLTGSIPHDFGKLKKLSLLYLYYNRLSGEIPASIGKLPSLSTLRLFSNGLTGVLPPELGKNSPLIDIEVDDNMISGELPDGLCDRGAFNSIVVFDNNLTGRIPPSLGKCSKLNDFQIHNNRFSGELPDGIWSAMYLTTVMVSNNTLSGTLPEKLPWNLTRLEIENNRFTGSIPSSADRLQVLLGSNNMFSGELPSSLAGLLRLQTLVLGGNMITGKIPDDISLLKSLSDLDLRHNRLTGEIPASIGSLPVLTSLDLSANHLSGPIPSEMGNLKLNYLNLSSNQLTGEIPAALQSRAYDQSFVSNPGLCASKSYVNVSTCRSGSGGLARGLRILFFVLGAVVFLMALAFATFVYGDLKKKRNGGDLAAWKLTSFQSLDITESSILRGIRDDNVVGGGGAGKVFKIDLGDRGVVAVKKIWNGRNLDSRLEKQFQSEVQILGSIRHKNIVKLLCCLSGADTKLLVYEYMENGSLDRWLHRKRAWFGGEDRSRDEQLDWPTRLEIAVGAARGLCYMHHDCSPPIIHRDVKSSNILLDSEFDARVADFGLARMLVKPGEPDTVSVIAGSFGYIAPECGYSRRLNEKVDVYSFGVVLLELTTGREANNDGEQCNLAEWAWQQLQEEAELSDAIDTAIRDSPYMDDMTTVFKLGLLCTETLPSRRPSMKEVLHILLRCHRPPGVGYSPIAEQDVAAPLIRANTGSRRQKPSHGGDHDDHIMACNV
- the LOC103996096 gene encoding receptor-like protein kinase HSL1, with translation MGTKVRCGTSLSLLSLFLYFAPVVASQTPWNNEQQQILLWIKREWGGEPALDSWNVDTTNTSSSFSYCDWPGVGCADDGSVVNITLSGQDAPKISRPIPASLCGLKNLTRLDVSYNNIPGPFPTSLYNCSSLRYLDLSQNRFVGAIPTDVDRLSPLITHLDLSYNNFSGDIPPSIGRITAVQELVLNSNLFDGSFPAEIGNLSRLQQLGLAYNSFAPMRIPSEFGNLTKLTILWMTSANLQGEIPASFAHLTGLTWLDLSQNSLTGAIPAGIWGLPNLQYLYLYKNNLSDSIIIDGTIGALGLVEIDLSMNRLTGSIPHDFGKLKKLSLLYLYYNRLSGEIPASIGKLPSLSTLRLYSNGLTGVLPPELGKNSPLIDIEVDDNMISGELPDGLCDRGAFNSIVVFDNNLTGRIPPSLGKCSKLNDFQIHNNRFSGELPDGIWSAMYLTTVMVSNNTLSGTLPEKLPWNLTRLEIENNRFTGSIPSSADRLQVLLGSNNMFSGELPSSLAGLLRLQTLVLGGNMITGKIPDDISLLKSLGDLDLRHNRLTGEIPASIGSLPVLTSLDLSANQLSGPIPSEMGNLKLNYLNLSSNQLTGEIPAALQSRAYDQSFVSNPGLCASKSYVNVSTCRPGSGGLARGLRILFFVLGAVVFLMALAFATFVYGDLKKKRNGGDLAAWKLTSFQSLDITEASILRGIRDDNVVGGGGAGKVFKIDLGDRGVVAVKKIWNGRNLDSRLEKQFQSEVQILGSIRHKNIVKLLCCLSGADTKLLVYEYMENGSLDRWLHRKRAWFGGEDRSRDEQLDWPTRLEIAVGAARGLCYMHHDCSPPIIHRDVKSSNILLDSEFDARVADFGLARMLVKPGEPDTVSVIAGSFGYIAPECGYSRRLNEKVDVYSFGVVLLELTTGREANNDGEQCNLAEWAWQQLQEEAELSDAIDTAIRDSPYMDDMTTVFKLGLLCTETLPSRRPSMKEVLHILLRCHRPPGVGYTPIAEQDVAAPLVRANTGSRRQKPSHGGGGDHDDHIMACNV
- the LOC135588408 gene encoding hexokinase-2-like gives rise to the protein MGKVGVTTAVVCAAAAACAVTALVVRNRMRSSGKWAPVAAVVKELEERCATPIGKLRQVADAMTVEMHAGLASEGGSKLKMLISYVDNLPTGDETGLFYALDLGGTNFRVLRVQLGGKEGRVAKQEFEEVSIPPHLMVGGSDELFDFIASALAKFVASEGEDFHLPVGRQRELGFTFSFPVRQISIASGTLIKWTKGFNIDGTVGEDVVAELTRAMERQGLDMRVSALVNDTIGTLAGGRYYDNDVVAAVILGTGTNAAYVERAHAIPKWHGLLPKSGEMVINMEWGNFRSSHLPTTDYDQALDNESLNPGEQIFEKLISGMYLGEILRRVLLRLSKEASFFGDCVPPKLEVPFILRTPVMSAMHHDTSADLKVVGKKLNEVLGIPDTSLKTRKVVIQICDIIAKRGARLAAAGIVGILKKIGCDNAVKDGGRTVIAMDGGLYEHYTIFSECLQCTLKEMLGEEASSSVVVKLASDGSGIGAALLAASHSQYLQPVLS